A genome region from Jeongeupia sp. HS-3 includes the following:
- the hrpA gene encoding ATP-dependent RNA helicase HrpA, with protein MTAPSSLADLLAQVPARDRALLAKKLATLDARRGSGKPIDRIEADLERELTAAAAKTARRRERLPVPEFDESLPVNQRRDEIRAAIAANQVVILCGETGSGKTTQLPKICLELGRGINGLIGHTQPRRLAARSVATRIAQELKSELGSIVGFKVRFTEKSSGDSYIKLMTDGILLAETLSDRYLTAYDTIIIDEAHERSLNIDFLLGYLKQLLPSRPDLKVIVTSATIDADRFSTHFDGAPVLEVSGRTYPVEVRYAPLESRDEDDAEIEMEEAIVAEVEHLWRHDGAGDVLVFLPGEREIRETAEAFRKAKLRDAEVIPLFARLSNEDQQRIFRPGNGRRVVLATNVAETSLTVPGIRYVIDSGHARVNRYSTRAKVEQLLVEKISQASARQRAGRCGRVSSGVCVRLYSEEDFNLRSPFTDPEIIRSSLAGVILRMAALKLGKVDAFPFLEAPSSRLITDGYQQLHELGAVDDQDELTPVGKQLARLPVDPRLARMLLAGHEQACLHEVLIIASGLSVQDPRDRPFDARDAADRAQAKFVDEKSDFLTYLNLWAFFEKAVAEKTSNKQLVEVCHAHFLSHIRLREWRDLYRQLADIVDDLGWRKTESAGTFEQIHKALLTGLLGNLGFKQPENDEYLGARGIKFNIFPGSALKKSRPKWVVAGELVETTKLYARGVAAIESEWVEKIAAHISKKQYFEPHWEKAGAQVMASERVTLYGLPIVNRRRVHYGRINPVEAREIFIREALVRFNYNTKAKFFDQNLELLLEIEELEHKARRQDVLVDEEALYRFFDERIPADIVNGASFEAWRKKAEQDNPQLLYLTREFLMSHTADAVTEDQFPAFFKLAEAKLPLAYRFELNHPLDGVTLTLPLHQLNRVNHAVFDWVVPGMLREKVTLLVKSLPKAIRRVCVPVPEFATRMLGELDKADREAPLLPQLAHAVNRGTGLTVSADEFDPGVLPAHLLMNFRVVDDAGQELASGRDLIAIRAQLGEAAQLTFRDDADDNGIEKSGIVKWDFGDLPEQLTFKRHGRKLTGYPALVPDEDTCAIRLFDTAHAAAEAHRQGVVQLLRFELKEHVKQLEKSVPNFQQHAIALRATQNADELMTDIVAAICDRAFIGDDDAPRSKKEFDNQKSRAKVRLPSVRDAVVRTLAAVVAEYVPMVLAAGKAGNISQQLNQQLGKLVSKGFLAATPWEQLPRLPLYLKAMRVRLEKRVANPQRDGQRNAEITELWLRWESELDKWQREGRDTTPLLPFRWMIEELRISLFAQELKTPYPVSLKRLNKVWADMTRR; from the coding sequence ATGACCGCTCCTTCTTCTCTCGCCGATCTTCTGGCCCAAGTTCCGGCACGCGATCGCGCCTTGCTGGCAAAAAAACTCGCCACGCTCGATGCCCGCCGCGGTAGCGGCAAACCGATCGATCGCATTGAGGCCGACCTTGAGCGCGAGCTGACCGCAGCCGCGGCCAAGACCGCGCGCCGGCGCGAACGGCTGCCGGTGCCCGAGTTTGATGAATCGCTGCCGGTCAACCAGCGTCGCGATGAGATCCGCGCGGCGATTGCCGCCAATCAGGTAGTGATCCTTTGCGGCGAAACCGGCTCGGGCAAAACCACGCAGCTACCCAAAATCTGCCTCGAGCTCGGTCGCGGCATCAACGGCCTGATCGGCCACACCCAGCCGCGCCGGCTGGCCGCGCGCTCTGTGGCGACCCGCATCGCGCAGGAGCTCAAATCCGAACTCGGCAGCATCGTCGGCTTCAAGGTGCGCTTCACCGAGAAATCCAGCGGCGACAGCTATATCAAGCTGATGACCGACGGCATTCTGCTCGCTGAAACGCTGTCCGATCGCTACCTGACCGCCTACGACACGATCATCATCGACGAGGCGCACGAACGCAGCCTCAACATCGACTTCCTGCTTGGCTATCTGAAGCAACTGCTGCCGAGCCGGCCCGACCTCAAGGTCATCGTCACCTCGGCGACGATCGATGCCGACCGTTTCTCCACACACTTCGACGGCGCACCGGTGCTCGAAGTCTCTGGCCGTACCTATCCGGTCGAAGTGCGCTACGCACCGCTGGAAAGCCGCGACGAGGACGACGCCGAGATCGAGATGGAAGAAGCCATCGTCGCCGAGGTCGAACACCTGTGGCGTCACGATGGCGCCGGCGACGTACTGGTGTTCCTGCCCGGCGAGCGCGAAATCCGCGAAACCGCCGAAGCATTCCGCAAGGCCAAGCTGCGCGACGCCGAGGTGATTCCGCTGTTCGCACGGCTATCGAACGAAGACCAGCAACGAATTTTCCGGCCCGGCAATGGCCGGCGCGTGGTGCTGGCGACCAACGTCGCCGAGACCTCGCTCACCGTGCCCGGCATCCGCTACGTGATCGACTCGGGCCATGCCCGCGTCAACCGCTACAGCACGCGCGCCAAGGTCGAGCAGCTGCTGGTCGAGAAAATCTCGCAGGCGTCGGCCCGCCAGCGCGCCGGTCGCTGCGGCCGGGTGTCGAGTGGCGTGTGCGTGCGGTTGTACTCGGAAGAAGACTTCAACCTGCGCTCGCCGTTCACCGATCCGGAAATCATCCGCTCTAGCCTCGCCGGGGTGATCCTGCGCATGGCGGCACTCAAGCTCGGCAAGGTCGACGCCTTCCCCTTTCTTGAAGCGCCATCGAGCCGGCTGATCACCGATGGCTACCAGCAACTGCACGAGCTCGGCGCCGTCGACGATCAGGACGAGCTGACCCCGGTCGGCAAGCAGCTGGCGCGGCTGCCGGTCGACCCGCGCCTAGCGCGGATGCTGCTCGCCGGTCACGAACAGGCCTGCCTGCATGAAGTGCTGATCATCGCCTCGGGCCTGTCGGTGCAAGACCCGCGCGATCGGCCGTTCGATGCCCGCGATGCCGCCGACCGCGCGCAAGCGAAGTTCGTCGATGAAAAATCCGATTTCCTCACCTATTTGAACCTGTGGGCGTTCTTCGAGAAGGCCGTCGCCGAGAAAACCTCAAACAAACAGCTGGTCGAGGTCTGCCATGCGCATTTCCTCTCGCACATCCGTCTGCGCGAATGGCGCGATCTGTACCGCCAGCTTGCCGATATTGTCGACGACCTCGGTTGGCGCAAGACCGAGAGCGCCGGCACCTTCGAGCAAATCCACAAGGCGCTGCTGACCGGGCTGCTGGGCAACCTGGGTTTCAAGCAGCCCGAGAACGACGAATACCTTGGCGCCCGCGGGATCAAGTTCAATATCTTCCCTGGATCGGCACTGAAGAAATCGCGGCCGAAATGGGTGGTCGCCGGTGAACTGGTCGAAACGACCAAGCTGTACGCGCGCGGTGTTGCTGCGATCGAATCCGAATGGGTCGAGAAAATCGCCGCCCATATCAGCAAGAAGCAGTACTTCGAGCCGCACTGGGAAAAAGCCGGCGCGCAGGTGATGGCGAGCGAGCGCGTCACGCTATACGGCCTGCCCATCGTCAACCGCCGCCGGGTTCATTACGGCCGGATCAACCCGGTCGAAGCGCGCGAAATTTTTATCCGCGAAGCGCTGGTTCGTTTCAACTACAACACCAAGGCCAAGTTCTTCGACCAAAACCTGGAGCTGCTGCTCGAAATCGAAGAGCTCGAACACAAGGCGCGCCGGCAGGATGTGCTGGTCGACGAAGAAGCGCTGTATCGCTTTTTTGACGAACGCATCCCGGCCGATATCGTCAACGGCGCGAGCTTCGAGGCATGGCGCAAGAAGGCCGAGCAGGATAATCCGCAGCTGCTATACCTGACGCGCGAATTCCTGATGAGCCACACCGCCGACGCGGTGACCGAAGATCAATTCCCGGCGTTCTTCAAGCTCGCCGAGGCCAAGCTGCCGCTGGCCTACCGCTTCGAGCTCAACCACCCGCTCGACGGCGTGACGCTGACGTTGCCGCTGCATCAACTCAACCGCGTCAACCATGCGGTGTTCGATTGGGTGGTGCCGGGCATGCTGCGCGAGAAGGTGACGCTGCTGGTCAAATCGCTACCCAAAGCGATTCGCCGCGTCTGCGTGCCGGTACCCGAATTCGCCACCCGCATGCTCGGCGAGCTCGACAAGGCCGACCGCGAGGCGCCGCTGCTGCCGCAACTGGCGCACGCGGTGAACCGTGGTACCGGCCTGACCGTGTCGGCCGACGAGTTCGACCCCGGCGTGCTGCCGGCGCATTTATTGATGAATTTCCGCGTCGTCGACGACGCCGGCCAGGAACTGGCCAGCGGGCGCGACCTGATCGCGATCCGCGCGCAGCTCGGCGAAGCAGCACAACTGACGTTCCGCGATGACGCCGACGACAACGGCATCGAGAAGAGCGGCATCGTGAAATGGGACTTCGGCGATCTGCCCGAGCAGCTCACCTTCAAGCGCCACGGTCGCAAGCTCACCGGTTACCCGGCGCTGGTGCCCGATGAAGACACATGCGCGATCCGGCTGTTCGATACCGCCCACGCCGCAGCCGAAGCACACCGGCAAGGCGTGGTGCAGCTGCTGCGCTTCGAGCTCAAGGAGCACGTGAAGCAGCTGGAAAAATCGGTGCCCAACTTCCAGCAGCACGCGATCGCGCTCCGTGCCACGCAGAACGCCGACGAACTGATGACGGATATCGTCGCGGCAATCTGCGATCGCGCCTTTATCGGCGACGACGACGCACCGCGCAGCAAGAAGGAATTCGACAACCAGAAATCGCGCGCCAAGGTGCGCCTGCCGAGCGTGCGCGATGCGGTGGTCCGCACGCTAGCGGCCGTGGTCGCCGAGTATGTACCGATGGTGCTGGCGGCGGGCAAGGCCGGCAACATCAGCCAGCAACTGAATCAACAGCTCGGCAAACTCGTGTCCAAAGGATTCCTGGCCGCAACGCCGTGGGAGCAACTGCCCCGCTTGCCGCTGTACCTGAAAGCCATGCGGGTGAGACTGGAAAAGCGCGTTGCCAATCCGCAACGGGATGGCCAGCGCAACGCCGAAATCACCGAGCTGTGGCTGCGCTGGGAATCCGAGCTCGACAAGTGGCAGCGCGAAGGCCGCGACACCACGCCCTTGCTGCCATTCCGCTGGATGATCGAAGAGCTGCGGATCTCCCTCTTTGCCCAAGAGCTGAAAACACCGTATCCGGTGTCGCTCAAGCGGCTGAACAAGGTCTGGGCCGACATGACCCGGCGTTAG
- a CDS encoding PilZ domain-containing protein, which yields MGHGLPAPDARGALRVPLDCKVRLRTGDGCSHYGVCADLSVTGLTVRTTTFVPQADELLDVCVMPPSQGGQTKPLTARARVVRCHAIEAGRLYELGLVIEEILA from the coding sequence ATGGGACACGGATTACCCGCACCGGACGCGCGCGGTGCCTTGCGCGTACCGCTTGATTGCAAAGTCAGGCTGCGCACCGGCGACGGTTGCTCCCACTACGGTGTTTGCGCTGATTTGTCGGTCACCGGTCTGACCGTGCGCACGACGACCTTTGTCCCGCAGGCTGACGAGCTGCTTGATGTTTGTGTGATGCCGCCGTCGCAGGGCGGGCAAACGAAACCGTTGACGGCCCGCGCTCGTGTGGTGCGTTGCCATGCCATCGAAGCAGGACGGTTGTACGAGCTGGGATTGGTGATCGAAGAAATCCTGGCTTGA
- a CDS encoding PAS domain-containing protein, translating into MRTLPLPSTLAAAGIVLLLALIHVQAGPAATASLLALELALAACALVLLWVARRPATPAVPTDNFVDLPRCLPDLVWQIDYASRSALSLNTQNLEQHPAPGGGNNRISSLFPARIARQYLEALIAVQSSNKPQHFEYSIGNEERNARAFEVRIMPRSARECIALIRDISVVKDTEEALFQQQLFVNQIIDVSPNLIFVRDRHGRFLLVNRATQTTLGHDLLVQSHMGLEDDALPFTAGDTEVLEHGQTIRVVDHWTLPSGRTHWFDITKQPLVRDGQVYILSIAIDISHVKAAEAALALTDPLAGDIADALPCAFLLVRDAQIEFANLRACEFLNTPPAALLGRPIDVIAGTPLLPGEGELQRQTRFTVPGGNAILLSEACIISSSTQSLTLILLQAAP; encoded by the coding sequence ATGCGCACCCTGCCTCTCCCTTCCACCCTGGCCGCAGCCGGCATCGTGTTGCTACTGGCCTTGATCCACGTACAGGCCGGCCCCGCTGCGACGGCTAGCCTGCTGGCGCTCGAGCTTGCGCTGGCCGCCTGCGCGCTGGTGCTGCTTTGGGTCGCCCGCCGCCCCGCCACCCCGGCCGTACCAACGGACAACTTTGTCGATCTGCCGCGCTGCCTGCCCGATCTCGTCTGGCAAATCGACTACGCCAGCCGCTCCGCGCTGTCGCTCAACACCCAAAATCTGGAGCAGCACCCGGCACCGGGCGGTGGCAACAACCGCATCTCCTCGCTTTTCCCCGCCCGCATCGCCCGCCAGTATCTCGAAGCACTGATTGCGGTCCAAAGCAGCAACAAGCCGCAGCACTTTGAATACAGCATCGGTAACGAGGAGCGCAACGCCCGCGCTTTTGAAGTCCGCATCATGCCGCGCAGCGCGCGCGAATGTATCGCGCTGATCCGCGACATCAGTGTCGTCAAGGACACCGAAGAAGCGCTGTTTCAGCAACAGCTCTTCGTCAATCAGATTATCGATGTCAGCCCCAATCTGATTTTCGTACGCGACCGGCACGGCCGCTTCCTGCTGGTGAACCGCGCCACGCAAACCACGCTCGGGCACGATTTGCTGGTGCAGTCGCACATGGGACTGGAGGACGACGCACTGCCGTTTACTGCCGGCGACACCGAAGTGCTTGAGCACGGCCAGACCATCCGCGTCGTCGACCATTGGACCTTGCCCAGTGGTCGCACCCACTGGTTCGACATCACCAAGCAACCGCTGGTGCGCGACGGCCAAGTCTATATCCTGTCGATCGCCATCGACATCAGCCACGTCAAGGCAGCCGAAGCCGCCCTGGCGCTGACCGACCCGCTGGCCGGCGATATTGCCGACGCCCTACCCTGCGCCTTCCTGCTGGTGCGCGATGCACAGATCGAATTCGCCAATCTGCGCGCGTGCGAGTTTCTGAATACCCCGCCGGCTGCGCTCCTGGGCCGACCGATCGATGTCATTGCCGGTACGCCGCTACTACCGGGCGAAGGCGAACTGCAACGCCAGACCCGGTTCACCGTACCGGGCGGCAATGCCATTTTGCTGAGTGAAGCGTGCATCATCAGCAGCAGCACGCAGAGCCTGACGTTGATCCTGTTGCAGGCAGCGCCGTAA
- the gspD gene encoding type II secretion system secretin GspD, which yields MKPMLRASRCFLFASLLAAHVYAADNKVTLNFVNADIESTVKAVGLITGKNFLIDPRVKGTINIVSAQPVDKASVYPVLLSALRQQGFTAVESGNLVKVMPEADAKTSGGPTESRELRTAGDKIVTQVYPLKFESANQVLPILRPLVSANNAISVYLPANTLVITDYADNIRRLNRIIQSIDQPAQSDIFPVQLKYASAVDVSQMLSRLMPEINAQGAAGGGVPGDGARRSSVVPDVRSNTLLVRSENAVHAQQIRRLIQTLDQPGAAGGNIHVVYLRNAEAVKLAATLKGVLTGQDSGGGQTSPSSAPSLTTSSSTGGMSLPPTSSSSTSTGGSAASVQIGGVTVMLQADPMTNSLIITAPDNVYNNLRSVIDKLDVRRAQVYVEAMIAEVNASKVGEFGVQWLLGGGGDNVSGVGISALGMLSNGIGNLISGIVNKDPGAIPGGLTVGVVNGNPFKEGGKQPTLGILASALQNSGDANILSTPNLITLDNEEARIMVGQNIPIITGTQSSTGSNPNPFTTIERKDIGIALRVKPQVSEGGSITLSVYQEVSSIDNTVNTNGAGIATKKRALESKVLVDDGQVVVLGGLIQDQVDGGSNKVPLLGDIPGLGNLFKYQSRNWQKVNLMIFLRPVILRDGAASNTLSTDRYQYLRNEQAGFGFDSNPFLPDLPKVLLPELPATPVAVPSPVGAKVESPAGAVTP from the coding sequence ATGAAACCCATGCTTCGTGCATCCCGCTGCTTCCTGTTTGCGAGCTTGCTCGCAGCTCATGTTTATGCGGCCGATAACAAGGTGACGCTTAATTTCGTCAACGCCGATATCGAATCGACCGTCAAAGCGGTCGGGCTGATCACCGGAAAGAATTTCCTGATCGATCCTCGCGTCAAAGGCACGATCAATATCGTTTCGGCACAGCCGGTCGACAAGGCATCGGTTTACCCGGTCTTGTTGTCGGCGTTGCGCCAGCAAGGCTTTACCGCGGTCGAATCGGGTAATCTGGTCAAGGTGATGCCCGAGGCGGATGCCAAAACCAGTGGCGGGCCGACCGAGAGTCGGGAGCTGCGCACTGCAGGCGACAAGATCGTTACGCAGGTGTATCCGCTGAAATTCGAATCGGCCAATCAGGTCTTGCCGATTTTGCGGCCGTTGGTGTCGGCCAATAACGCGATTTCGGTTTATTTGCCGGCCAATACCTTGGTGATCACCGATTATGCCGACAATATTCGCCGGCTTAACCGCATCATCCAGAGCATCGATCAGCCGGCACAGTCGGATATTTTCCCGGTTCAGCTCAAATACGCATCGGCAGTCGATGTGTCGCAGATGTTGTCGCGGCTGATGCCTGAAATCAATGCTCAGGGGGCGGCCGGCGGCGGTGTGCCGGGCGATGGCGCACGCCGCAGCAGCGTGGTGCCGGATGTGCGCAGCAACACCCTGCTGGTGCGCAGCGAGAACGCGGTGCACGCCCAGCAGATCAGGCGTCTGATCCAGACGCTGGATCAACCGGGCGCTGCTGGCGGCAATATCCATGTGGTCTATCTACGCAATGCCGAGGCCGTGAAACTGGCCGCCACGCTCAAGGGTGTGCTCACCGGCCAGGATAGCGGTGGCGGTCAAACCAGCCCCAGCAGCGCGCCCTCGCTGACAACAAGCAGCAGTACCGGCGGGATGTCGTTGCCGCCGACGAGTTCGAGTTCAACCAGCACCGGCGGCTCGGCCGCGAGCGTGCAAATCGGCGGTGTCACGGTGATGTTGCAGGCTGATCCGATGACCAATTCGTTGATCATCACCGCGCCGGACAATGTCTACAACAATCTGCGTTCGGTGATCGATAAGCTCGATGTGCGCCGGGCGCAGGTTTATGTCGAAGCGATGATTGCCGAGGTCAATGCCAGCAAAGTTGGCGAGTTTGGCGTGCAATGGCTGCTCGGTGGCGGCGGCGATAATGTTTCAGGCGTTGGCATCAGTGCCTTGGGAATGTTGTCAAACGGCATTGGCAACCTGATCAGCGGCATCGTCAACAAGGACCCCGGGGCGATTCCGGGCGGGCTGACCGTCGGCGTCGTGAACGGCAATCCGTTCAAGGAAGGCGGTAAGCAGCCGACGCTGGGGATTCTGGCCAGCGCGCTACAGAACAGTGGCGATGCCAACATCCTTTCCACGCCGAATCTGATCACCCTCGATAACGAAGAAGCGCGGATCATGGTCGGCCAGAACATCCCGATCATCACCGGTACGCAATCGTCGACCGGCAGCAATCCCAACCCGTTCACCACGATCGAGCGCAAGGACATCGGGATTGCGCTGCGGGTGAAACCGCAGGTGTCCGAGGGCGGCAGTATTACCCTGTCGGTGTATCAGGAGGTGTCGAGCATCGACAACACCGTGAATACCAATGGGGCCGGTATCGCCACCAAGAAGCGCGCACTCGAATCCAAGGTACTGGTCGATGATGGTCAGGTGGTGGTGCTGGGCGGGCTGATCCAGGATCAGGTCGACGGCGGCAGCAACAAGGTGCCGCTGCTGGGCGATATTCCGGGGCTCGGTAATCTGTTCAAGTACCAGAGCCGCAATTGGCAGAAGGTCAATCTGATGATCTTTCTGCGCCCGGTGATTCTGCGTGATGGTGCCGCGAGCAATACGCTATCGACCGATCGTTACCAGTATCTGCGCAACGAGCAGGCCGGCTTCGGCTTTGACAGCAATCCCTTCCTGCCGGATCTGCCCAAGGTCCTGTTGCCTGAGCTGCCGGCCACACCCGTCGCCGTGCCGTCGCCGGTCGGCGCGAAGGTCGAATCGCCGGCGGGTGCCGTCACGCCATGA
- the gspE gene encoding type II secretion system ATPase GspE: MSRLVPFHFARDRGVVDIGRDDVSVQVLMRKGAPLSALNELRRVAGKPLDVELVDAADYEQRLSQLFSNGSQAASVADDVEQQIDLSRLIQALPEIEDLLDSQDDAPIIRLINALLTEALREGASDLHLEAFETRSLVRFRIDGSLRDVLEPKRALHAALVSRIKVMAGLDIAEKRLPQDGRITLRIAGRPVDVRVSTLPSGHGERAVLRLLDKSAGRLNLEKLGMGGRTLEQLQALLKQPHGIVLVTGPTGSGKTTTLYAALSRLDAKSANIMTVEDPVEYDLDGVGQTQINPKIDMSFARALRAILRQDPDVIMIGEIRDLETAQIAVQASLTGHLVLATLHTNDAASAITRLTDMGIEPFLLASSLLGVLAQRLARTLCPDCRIAYAADDAERAAMGCDEAVTLYRPAGCPACNEAGYRGRSGIYELLLVDEAMRSMIHNRDNELSVKQYAMQQGMLTLRQDGERRACAGQTSLEEVWRVTRER; encoded by the coding sequence ATGAGTCGTTTGGTGCCTTTTCATTTCGCCCGCGACCGCGGTGTTGTTGATATCGGTCGCGACGACGTCAGCGTGCAGGTGCTGATGCGCAAGGGTGCGCCGTTGTCGGCGCTGAACGAGCTGCGCCGCGTCGCCGGTAAGCCGCTCGACGTCGAGCTGGTCGATGCCGCCGACTACGAGCAGCGGCTCTCGCAGCTCTTCAGCAACGGCAGCCAGGCCGCGAGCGTGGCCGACGATGTCGAGCAACAGATCGATCTGTCGCGCTTGATTCAGGCGCTGCCCGAGATCGAAGATCTGCTTGATTCGCAGGACGATGCGCCGATCATCCGGCTGATCAACGCCTTGCTGACCGAGGCGTTGCGCGAAGGTGCATCGGACTTGCACCTGGAAGCGTTCGAGACGCGCTCGTTGGTACGTTTTCGCATCGACGGCAGCCTGCGCGACGTGCTCGAACCCAAGCGGGCGCTGCATGCGGCGCTGGTATCGCGGATCAAGGTGATGGCCGGGCTCGATATTGCCGAAAAGCGTTTGCCGCAGGACGGCCGGATCACGCTGCGCATCGCCGGTCGGCCGGTGGATGTGCGGGTCTCGACCTTGCCGTCCGGGCATGGTGAGCGCGCGGTGCTGCGGCTGCTGGACAAATCCGCCGGGCGGCTCAATCTGGAAAAGCTCGGCATGGGCGGGCGCACGCTCGAGCAGTTGCAGGCCTTGCTCAAGCAGCCGCACGGCATCGTACTGGTAACCGGGCCGACCGGCTCGGGCAAGACCACGACGCTGTACGCGGCCTTGTCGCGTCTGGATGCCAAGAGCGCTAACATCATGACGGTCGAGGACCCGGTCGAGTACGACCTTGATGGTGTCGGCCAGACGCAGATCAATCCGAAAATCGACATGAGCTTTGCCCGGGCACTGCGCGCCATCCTGCGCCAGGACCCGGATGTGATCATGATCGGTGAAATCCGTGACCTCGAGACCGCGCAGATCGCCGTGCAGGCATCGCTCACCGGCCATCTGGTGCTGGCGACGCTGCATACCAATGATGCCGCCAGCGCGATCACGCGGCTGACCGATATGGGGATAGAACCCTTCCTGCTGGCCAGCTCGCTGTTGGGCGTCTTGGCGCAGCGTCTGGCGCGGACATTGTGCCCGGACTGCCGGATTGCCTATGCTGCAGACGATGCCGAGCGCGCCGCAATGGGCTGCGATGAGGCAGTGACCTTGTATCGGCCTGCCGGCTGCCCGGCGTGCAACGAGGCCGGTTACCGTGGCCGTTCGGGCATCTATGAATTGTTGCTGGTCGACGAGGCAATGCGCAGCATGATCCACAATCGTGACAACGAGCTCAGCGTAAAACAGTATGCGATGCAACAGGGCATGTTGACGCTGCGCCAGGACGGTGAACGCCGCGCGTGCGCAGGGCAGACCAGTCTGGAAGAGGTGTGGCGCGTAACGCGCGAGCGTTGA
- a CDS encoding polysaccharide deacetylase family protein — protein MRLLTLKIDIDTYRGTREGVPQLVDLLQRFNANATFLWSLGPDHTGRAIKRVFRPGFMKKVSRTSVREHYGLKTLLYGTLLPGPDIGKRCAPLMREVVAAGFESGIHTWDHVRWQDAVAGADEEWTAAELDAAIERYVEIFGEPPQTHGAAGWQMNAHAYRLEQRLGMRYASDGRGTHPFWPMVRGEPVRVPQLPTTLPTLDELIGVDGLTPGNVHEHLLKLTEAETPYGHVYTLHAELEGMKLLPVFERLLAGWREQGYQMVSLGEHCAALDLSQLPYHEVQMAEIPGRSGTLAMQGPVFL, from the coding sequence ATGCGTCTTCTTACGCTAAAAATCGATATTGATACTTATCGCGGCACCCGCGAAGGGGTGCCGCAGCTTGTTGATCTGCTGCAGCGTTTCAACGCCAACGCCACCTTCCTGTGGAGCCTTGGGCCGGACCATACCGGTCGAGCGATCAAGCGGGTCTTTCGGCCCGGCTTCATGAAGAAAGTCTCGCGTACCTCGGTGCGCGAGCACTATGGCCTCAAGACCCTGCTTTACGGCACGCTGCTGCCCGGCCCCGATATCGGCAAACGCTGCGCACCGTTGATGCGCGAGGTCGTTGCGGCGGGTTTTGAAAGTGGTATTCATACTTGGGATCACGTCCGCTGGCAGGATGCAGTTGCCGGTGCCGACGAGGAGTGGACCGCTGCGGAGCTGGATGCCGCCATCGAACGCTATGTCGAAATCTTTGGCGAACCGCCGCAAACGCATGGTGCGGCTGGCTGGCAGATGAACGCGCATGCTTACCGACTCGAACAAAGACTGGGCATGCGGTATGCGTCTGATGGTCGTGGCACGCATCCGTTCTGGCCGATGGTCAGGGGGGAGCCGGTGCGGGTGCCGCAGTTGCCGACGACCTTGCCGACGCTGGACGAGCTGATCGGTGTCGACGGGCTGACGCCAGGCAATGTTCACGAGCATCTACTCAAACTGACCGAAGCCGAAACGCCTTATGGCCATGTTTACACCTTGCATGCCGAACTCGAAGGTATGAAGTTGTTGCCGGTGTTCGAGCGACTGTTGGCCGGCTGGCGGGAGCAGGGCTACCAGATGGTGAGCCTGGGCGAGCATTGTGCTGCGCTGGATTTGAGCCAGCTGCCTTATCACGAAGTGCAAATGGCCGAGATACCCGGCCGCAGCGGCACCTTGGCGATGCAGGGCCCCGTATTCCTCTGA
- a CDS encoding type II secretion system protein N, translating to MLRVFALNRHRLTLAGVIPVMELGLVLLIAWLAAGFFWQLFAPRSTAPSLTPPLPPPPARVRAWNGASSWFGVSGANEAAASTLSARLVAVIAGDDRSSAAIFTGIEASAVALRVGQSLQPGVQLVRVARDRVELDRQGKREVLMLDGRDASEPGVSGSAPTSRSAPGAAPAIDVPVATLFRGQLAATMQAGNIADWAKGLAPSPGGGILIADPAQQPLAKSLQLQAGDVLKAVNGQNLSQPADMSLVFTAFSQQAQIRLSVLRGGVPTTLQYQIQP from the coding sequence GTGTTGCGAGTTTTTGCACTGAATCGTCACCGGCTTACGCTGGCTGGCGTCATCCCGGTCATGGAGCTGGGGTTGGTCCTGCTGATTGCCTGGTTGGCAGCAGGCTTTTTCTGGCAATTGTTCGCGCCGCGATCGACGGCCCCCAGTCTGACGCCACCTTTGCCGCCGCCGCCCGCGCGCGTGCGGGCCTGGAATGGTGCGTCTTCGTGGTTTGGCGTCTCCGGCGCCAACGAGGCCGCCGCCAGTACCCTCTCTGCTCGCCTGGTCGCGGTGATCGCGGGAGATGACCGCAGTAGTGCCGCCATATTCACTGGTATTGAGGCCAGCGCGGTGGCCTTGCGTGTTGGCCAGTCCTTGCAACCGGGCGTGCAGTTGGTGCGCGTGGCGCGGGATCGAGTCGAGCTGGATCGGCAGGGAAAGCGTGAGGTCTTGATGCTTGATGGCCGGGATGCGAGTGAGCCGGGGGTTTCCGGCTCCGCTCCGACCAGCCGTTCCGCACCGGGGGCGGCGCCGGCGATCGACGTGCCGGTAGCAACGCTGTTTCGCGGACAACTGGCCGCAACGATGCAGGCCGGTAATATCGCTGATTGGGCCAAAGGCCTGGCGCCATCGCCGGGAGGCGGCATCCTGATCGCCGATCCGGCGCAGCAGCCGCTGGCCAAGTCACTCCAGTTGCAGGCCGGTGACGTGCTTAAAGCGGTCAACGGGCAGAATCTTTCGCAGCCAGCCGATATGTCGCTGGTATTTACCGCGTTCAGCCAGCAGGCGCAGATCCGGCTTTCGGTGTTGCGCGGCGGCGTTCCGACCACGCTGCAGTACCAAATTCAACCTTGA